In a single window of the Phaeobacter sp. G2 genome:
- a CDS encoding flagellin, which yields MIYNSYGDLTTHSFLRNRNAELKLDLATLSQEVSTGKKSNLTAELGGDFSYLADIENNLNRIESQTVATNETKLFALSMQSNLSRIQEGTQLMRDDIVSVSTTLNATDAEQFAKEASRQLDAAISSLNGWAGGRSLFSGTATGTSPLNDADTMMSELVLETAGLTDAADIIQAVKDWFADPAGFNTLMYNGSTTDLSPVEIGDGETVSLSLRADDPDLTHSLQSFAILALMDEPGVALSDEVKIDMTRAGITEMADSSSRLVEAQADIGFMESQLERVSTRNQASKTSLSLAFNDIVLADQYEVSSKMKSTETQLEILYTVTARSAQLSLVKHM from the coding sequence ATGATCTATAATTCCTACGGCGACCTGACCACTCATAGTTTCCTGCGCAATCGCAATGCGGAACTAAAGCTGGATCTGGCGACGCTGTCACAAGAAGTTTCCACAGGCAAAAAATCCAACCTGACTGCGGAGTTGGGCGGTGACTTTTCCTATCTGGCCGATATCGAAAACAATCTGAACCGGATCGAAAGCCAAACCGTCGCCACCAATGAGACCAAACTCTTCGCCCTGAGCATGCAGAGTAATCTGTCGCGTATTCAGGAAGGAACGCAGCTGATGCGTGACGACATCGTTTCGGTCTCCACCACGCTGAACGCGACCGACGCGGAGCAGTTCGCCAAGGAGGCCAGTCGTCAGTTGGACGCGGCAATCAGTTCATTGAATGGTTGGGCTGGTGGACGCAGCTTGTTTTCCGGCACGGCGACGGGAACATCACCGTTGAATGATGCCGACACAATGATGAGTGAACTGGTGCTCGAAACGGCCGGTCTGACCGATGCGGCCGATATTATTCAAGCGGTGAAAGACTGGTTTGCAGACCCCGCCGGATTTAACACGTTGATGTACAATGGGTCGACCACTGATCTTTCCCCGGTCGAAATTGGCGATGGCGAGACGGTATCGCTGTCTCTGCGGGCCGATGACCCGGACCTGACCCATTCCTTGCAGAGCTTTGCGATCCTTGCCCTGATGGATGAACCCGGTGTGGCGCTGTCAGATGAAGTCAAAATCGACATGACCCGCGCAGGCATTACTGAAATGGCTGACAGCAGCTCTCGTTTGGTTGAGGCGCAGGCGGATATCGGCTTTATGGAATCTCAGCTCGAACGGGTCAGCACGCGCAATCAGGCCAGTAAAACCAGCCTCAGCCTGGCCTTCAACGACATTGTTCTGGCCGATCAGTATGAAGTTTCCTCCAAGATGAAGTCGACAGAGACCCAGCTGGAAATCCTTTATACGGTGACTGCGCGCAGCGCCCAACTCAGCCTTGTAAAGCACATGTGA
- a CDS encoding flagellar hook-basal body complex protein — protein MTISSALNAGVSGLSANASSLAAISDNIANSSTSGYKRVETDFQSMVVGSSGGRYSAGGVSASNMRLIDQRGPLVGTNNATDLAVSGRGMLPVASLTEVQGDNGSPTMLMTTTGSFRTNDEGYLTTKSGLVLLGWPANPDGTVSDGPRDTAEGLEPVQYNMNQLTGEPTTTVGLGVNLPATDTEAGSAGTVRNMTVEYYDNLGSSQTLGITYTPTVPASGSSNEWTMQITDSASGGAVIGEYTMTFNDSRTAGGSLASVTAVSGGAYDPATGSIVVNVDGGPMEIKVGTIGESDGFTQLSDTFAPASVTKDGSEVGTMVGVEVDPQGYLRANYDSGASRVIYKIPLVDVPNLNGLKSLDNQTYLPSSDSGSYFLWDAGDGPTGEVASYSREESATDVATELTDMIKTQRAYSSNAKVIQTVDEMLQETTNIKR, from the coding sequence ATTTCGGACAATATCGCAAACTCCTCCACAAGCGGGTACAAGAGAGTAGAGACAGACTTCCAATCCATGGTGGTCGGCTCTTCTGGCGGCAGGTATTCTGCGGGCGGTGTCTCCGCCAGCAATATGCGCCTGATTGACCAGCGCGGACCTCTTGTCGGAACCAACAATGCAACCGATCTGGCTGTAAGTGGCCGTGGCATGTTGCCCGTCGCCTCCCTGACCGAAGTGCAGGGCGACAATGGGTCTCCAACCATGTTGATGACCACGACCGGGTCCTTCCGCACCAATGACGAAGGTTACCTGACGACAAAATCAGGTCTGGTCCTGCTCGGCTGGCCTGCCAACCCGGATGGTACAGTTTCAGACGGTCCACGCGACACAGCCGAAGGGCTGGAGCCGGTTCAGTACAACATGAACCAGCTGACTGGCGAGCCGACAACAACTGTTGGTCTGGGCGTGAACCTTCCCGCCACTGATACCGAGGCCGGCAGCGCGGGTACTGTGCGCAACATGACGGTTGAATATTATGACAACCTTGGCAGCTCGCAGACACTGGGCATTACCTATACGCCAACGGTTCCTGCAAGCGGCAGCTCGAACGAATGGACCATGCAGATCACCGATAGCGCCTCTGGCGGCGCGGTGATTGGCGAATACACCATGACGTTCAATGACAGTCGTACCGCGGGTGGTTCACTTGCCTCGGTCACGGCGGTTTCGGGCGGTGCCTATGATCCGGCAACCGGCAGCATTGTGGTCAATGTTGATGGCGGGCCGATGGAAATCAAAGTCGGCACCATTGGTGAGAGCGATGGGTTCACCCAGCTTTCCGATACCTTTGCACCGGCTTCGGTCACCAAAGACGGTTCCGAAGTCGGCACCATGGTTGGTGTCGAAGTTGACCCGCAGGGCTATCTCCGCGCCAACTATGATTCCGGTGCCAGCCGTGTGATTTACAAGATCCCACTGGTGGATGTCCCTAATTTGAATGGCCTGAAATCACTTGATAACCAGACCTATCTGCCCTCGTCGGACAGTGGATCCTACTTCTTGTGGGACGCGGGTGACGGACCAACAGGGGAAGTTGCCTCTTATTCGCGGGAAGAATCAGCCACCGATGTGGCGACCGAACTGACGGATATGATCAAGACGCAGCGGGCCTATTCTTCCAATGCCAAAGTGATCCAGACCGTCGATGAGATGCTTCAGGAAACCACCAACATCAAGCGATAA
- the flgK gene encoding flagellar hook-associated protein FlgK encodes MSITSALNSAMTGLTANARLSQVTSENLANALTPGYSSQKLNLSTSQYAAGVRIGDVERNVNPALQSTTRKAEAEYAKIGVYSDFYSRMSNFVGTVDDNMSISTQISNFDAALVEATSRPDSTERLHDLSVKADLIVQSITDAADGLNNQRLAAESSIDLQVDQLNSQLKELEKLNARIVVAQAAGGSTTAMEDQRDLLIDTVNQAIPVNVVQRDQGRVALFTVGGVALLDGRASELSFDAKRTIEPQMTQDNGLLSGLEINGLAMDTSINGPLRGGTLIAAFDIRDNVAVEAQNDLDAVARDLVERFQDPALDATIGLTDAGIFTDSGGAFDPADTVGLAARLELNDLVAMDGQAETWRLRDGLYAATEGDPGDASQLIAYSEAISENRTVSTTKLGTISSDLNTLSASLMSRFARDSDSANNSLSFAATSYTELAQAELALGVDSDAELQNMMLIENAYAANARMLSTIDDMMESLLRI; translated from the coding sequence ATGTCTATCACAAGTGCACTTAACTCCGCGATGACCGGACTGACCGCGAATGCGCGGCTGTCCCAAGTAACTTCGGAGAACCTGGCCAATGCGCTAACGCCTGGCTACTCCTCTCAAAAGCTGAACCTGTCCACCAGCCAATATGCGGCTGGTGTCAGGATCGGGGATGTGGAGCGCAATGTTAATCCGGCATTGCAATCCACCACCCGCAAGGCGGAAGCTGAATATGCAAAGATCGGAGTCTACTCGGATTTCTATTCCCGGATGTCCAACTTTGTTGGCACCGTGGACGACAATATGTCGATCTCTACGCAGATCTCAAACTTTGACGCGGCATTGGTCGAAGCAACCTCACGCCCGGATTCAACCGAACGGTTGCATGATCTTTCGGTAAAGGCGGACTTGATTGTTCAATCCATTACTGACGCAGCCGACGGGTTGAACAATCAGCGGCTTGCAGCTGAATCCTCGATTGATCTGCAGGTTGACCAACTGAACAGTCAGTTGAAAGAACTGGAAAAGCTGAATGCCCGTATTGTTGTTGCTCAGGCGGCAGGTGGTAGCACCACAGCAATGGAAGATCAGCGAGATCTGTTGATTGATACTGTGAACCAGGCGATCCCGGTCAACGTCGTGCAGCGGGATCAGGGCCGGGTTGCTCTGTTCACCGTTGGGGGTGTCGCCTTGCTGGATGGTCGGGCATCAGAGCTGAGCTTTGACGCCAAGCGCACAATCGAGCCACAGATGACCCAGGACAACGGGTTGTTGTCAGGGCTGGAGATCAATGGCTTGGCGATGGATACCTCTATCAACGGGCCGTTGCGGGGTGGCACCTTGATTGCGGCCTTTGATATTCGCGACAATGTCGCGGTTGAGGCGCAGAATGATCTGGATGCCGTAGCCCGCGATCTGGTGGAGCGCTTCCAGGATCCGGCGTTGGATGCCACTATTGGCCTGACCGATGCGGGGATCTTTACCGACAGCGGCGGTGCCTTTGATCCCGCTGATACAGTGGGCCTGGCGGCGCGGCTGGAATTGAATGATCTGGTGGCCATGGACGGTCAGGCAGAAACCTGGCGTCTGCGGGATGGGCTCTATGCTGCCACCGAAGGCGATCCCGGTGATGCCAGCCAACTGATCGCCTATTCAGAAGCCATCAGCGAAAACCGGACGGTTTCGACCACCAAGTTGGGCACAATTTCTTCGGATCTCAACACGCTGAGCGCCTCTCTTATGTCGCGGTTTGCCCGAGACAGTGACAGCGCCAACAATTCGCTAAGCTTTGCTGCCACCAGTTACACCGAGCTGGCTCAGGCAGAGCTTGCCCTTGGTGTTGATTCGGACGCCGAGCTGCAAAACATGATGCTCATCGAGAATGCCTACGCAGCAAATGCACGCATGCTGTCGACCATTGATGACATGATGGAATCTCTTCTGAGGATATAA
- a CDS encoding flagellar basal body P-ring protein FlgI, with amino-acid sequence MMKFFRLLIACLLLPTLAQANAIRLKDLVEFDGVRGNDLVGYGLVVGLNGTGDGLRNSPFTEEIMTNILERLGVNVTGEQFRPKNVAAVFVTATLPPFARVGGTVDVTVSAIGDSKSLLGGTLIMTPLNAADGQIYAVAQGTILAGGAVAEGDGASVTQGVPTSGNIPSGARVEREIGFDLSSLSTMRLALREPDFTTAERIERAVNDEFGRGVALMRDSGTVEIDIKRTNARSTAHAVGRMENLLVEPQRKARVVVDQRSGTIVMGSDVRISRVAVAQGNLTLRIEEAPLVSQPSPFTDGETVVVPRTNAAIDEEEGVQLAEVRETTSLSEVVAGLNALGVSPRDMIDILKSLKAAGALHAEFVVR; translated from the coding sequence ATGATGAAATTTTTTCGCCTTTTGATCGCCTGCCTGCTGCTGCCGACTTTGGCGCAGGCCAATGCAATTCGCCTCAAGGATCTTGTCGAATTCGACGGGGTGCGCGGCAACGATCTGGTAGGCTACGGTCTGGTGGTGGGTCTCAATGGAACCGGGGACGGGTTGCGAAACTCGCCCTTCACCGAAGAGATCATGACCAACATTCTGGAACGTCTCGGGGTCAATGTAACCGGCGAACAGTTCCGGCCGAAAAACGTGGCAGCGGTCTTTGTGACCGCAACCTTGCCGCCCTTTGCCCGTGTTGGCGGTACTGTGGATGTCACGGTGTCGGCCATTGGCGATTCCAAAAGCCTGCTGGGTGGCACCTTGATCATGACGCCGCTGAACGCCGCTGATGGTCAGATCTATGCGGTGGCGCAGGGGACCATTCTTGCGGGTGGGGCTGTTGCCGAAGGCGATGGTGCCAGCGTTACCCAGGGGGTTCCGACCTCTGGCAATATCCCTTCGGGGGCGCGGGTAGAGCGCGAGATCGGTTTTGATCTGTCGTCGCTGTCGACCATGCGTCTGGCCCTGCGGGAGCCGGATTTCACCACCGCAGAGCGGATCGAACGCGCGGTGAATGATGAATTTGGCCGTGGCGTTGCATTGATGCGCGATTCCGGAACTGTCGAGATCGACATCAAACGCACCAATGCGCGCTCAACCGCCCATGCTGTCGGGCGGATGGAAAATCTTTTGGTGGAACCGCAGCGCAAGGCCCGTGTGGTGGTTGATCAGCGCTCCGGAACCATTGTGATGGGCAGCGATGTGCGGATTTCCCGGGTGGCGGTGGCTCAGGGCAACCTGACGCTACGGATCGAAGAGGCACCGCTGGTGTCACAGCCAAGTCCCTTTACTGATGGCGAAACCGTGGTGGTGCCGCGTACCAATGCAGCCATCGACGAGGAAGAAGGCGTGCAGCTGGCCGAGGTGCGCGAGACCACATCCCTGTCAGAGGTGGTCGCAGGTCTCAATGCGCTGGGCGTGTCGCCCCGTGACATGATCGACATCCTGAAAAGTCTGAAAGCCGCAGGTGCATTGCACGCCGAGTTTGTGGTGCGCTAA